The sequence AAGCCGGTCGCCTCCGCCCTCGCGCTGGGCAACGCCGTCGTCCTCAAGCCCCACCAGGACACCCCGATCACCGGCGGCACGCTGATCGCCAAGCTCTTCGAGGACGCGGGCCTGGCGCCCGGCCTGCTCAACGTCGTGCTGACCGACATAGCCGAGATAGGCGACGCGTTCATCGAGCACCCGGTCCCGAAGGTCATCTCCTTCACCGGTTCCGACAAGGTCGGCCGGCACATCGCGACCGTGTGCGCGGCGCAGCTCAAGCGCTCGGTGCTGGAACTGGGCGGCAACAGCGCGCTGGTGGTCCTGGACGACGCCGACATCGACTACGCGGTCGACGCGGCGGTCTTCAGCCGTTACGTCGACCAGGGGCAGGTCTGCATGGCCGCCAACCGGGTCCTGGTGGACCGGTCGGTGAGCGAGGAGTTCACCGAGAAGTTCGTCGCCAAGGTCAGGACGCTGAAGACGGGTGACCCGCGTGACCCGCAGACGGTGATCGGTCCGGTCATCAACTCCCTCCAGGCGAACGCCATATCGGCCGCGATCGACCAGGCGGTCGCCGAGGGCGCCACCGTTCTCGTCAGGGGCGGGGCGAACGACAATCTGGTGGAGCCCTCCGTCCTCACCGACGTGCCCTCCGGCTCCTCCCTCCTGCACAAGGAGATCTTCGGACCGGTCGCCCTGCTCGTGCCGTTCGAGGGCGAGGAGGACGCGGTCCGCATCGTCAACGACACCCCCTACGGGCTCAGCGGCGCCGTGCACACCGCGGACGTCGAGCGCGGGGTGGCCTTCGCCAAGCGGATCGACACGGGCATGTTCCATGTGAACGACGGGACCATCCACGACGAACCGCTGGTCCCGTTCGGCGGCGAGAAGAACTCCGGGATCGGCCGGCTGAACGGCGAGACCACCCTGGACGCCTTCACCACCCTGAAGTGGATCTCGGTCCAGCACCGGCGCAGCGACTTCCCGTTCTGAGCCCCCGGACTTGCGGACAGAAGCTGACCGCAAGCACCCGTAGCGTCATCGGTGTCAGGGGAAAGGACCCCGAGGACTGCGAGGAAAGGCGGCCGGTCATGGTCACTC is a genomic window of Streptomyces griseochromogenes containing:
- a CDS encoding aldehyde dehydrogenase family protein, which codes for MSSCFTDLAQQYIGGEWRPGTGSWDIIDFNPYDGEKLASITIATVDEVDDAYRAAARAQPAWAQTNPYTRREFFEKVLRLVEEREREITEMIIAELGGTHMKARFEIHLAKEFLREAAQLALRCDGRLLPSPVDGKENRLYRLPVGVVGVISPFNFPFLLSVKPVASALALGNAVVLKPHQDTPITGGTLIAKLFEDAGLAPGLLNVVLTDIAEIGDAFIEHPVPKVISFTGSDKVGRHIATVCAAQLKRSVLELGGNSALVVLDDADIDYAVDAAVFSRYVDQGQVCMAANRVLVDRSVSEEFTEKFVAKVRTLKTGDPRDPQTVIGPVINSLQANAISAAIDQAVAEGATVLVRGGANDNLVEPSVLTDVPSGSSLLHKEIFGPVALLVPFEGEEDAVRIVNDTPYGLSGAVHTADVERGVAFAKRIDTGMFHVNDGTIHDEPLVPFGGEKNSGIGRLNGETTLDAFTTLKWISVQHRRSDFPF